A single genomic interval of Streptomyces showdoensis harbors:
- a CDS encoding peptidoglycan-binding protein produces the protein MSVPVFEEIEPASDCGCAGCARQRRDLALGLPVRAGGHPAAHGARRALVLVTAAGVVLGGAGTGMADTVTDSDAAGPGTVAADPAVLTAPTTGRTGPGPETPQGGAGPLHGAPGPGSAPSPDATPTTSQISTASLRKTTRAEIINRAKIWVADQVPYSMEKYWGDGYRQDCSGYISMAWNLPGNEWTGSLDRFADRIDRADLQPGDILLFHNPANPTRGSHVTIFGGWTDYTHTSYIAYEQTKPRTRKQATPLAYWENSDRYLAYRYKGVVSGGGSAGSGTSAPPYPGTARFGPGANNTYVTQLGKLLVQRGAKKYYAQGPGPRWGEADRRATQAFQLAQGWKGTAADGLPGPRTWALLVSGQGKDIGGSSGSGGSSATASGFPGRGYFRPGQSNAYVEKLGKQLMKRGFGKHYASGPGPRWTEADRRNVEAFQRAQGWRGGAADGYPGPETWRRLFR, from the coding sequence ATGAGTGTGCCGGTCTTCGAAGAAATCGAACCCGCGTCGGACTGCGGCTGCGCGGGCTGCGCCCGGCAGCGGCGCGACCTCGCGCTGGGGCTGCCGGTACGGGCGGGCGGCCACCCGGCCGCGCACGGCGCCCGCCGTGCGCTGGTCCTGGTGACGGCGGCGGGGGTGGTCCTGGGCGGCGCGGGCACGGGCATGGCGGACACGGTCACGGACTCCGACGCGGCCGGCCCCGGGACCGTGGCGGCGGACCCCGCCGTCCTCACCGCTCCGACGACGGGCCGGACGGGCCCCGGCCCCGAGACCCCGCAGGGCGGCGCCGGACCCCTGCACGGCGCCCCCGGCCCCGGCTCCGCGCCGTCCCCCGACGCGACCCCGACGACCAGTCAGATCTCCACCGCCTCCCTGCGCAAGACGACCCGCGCCGAGATCATCAACCGCGCGAAGATCTGGGTCGCGGACCAGGTCCCGTACTCGATGGAGAAGTACTGGGGAGACGGCTACCGCCAGGACTGCTCCGGCTACATCTCCATGGCCTGGAACCTGCCCGGCAACGAGTGGACCGGCAGCCTCGACCGCTTCGCCGACCGGATCGACCGCGCCGACCTCCAGCCCGGCGACATCCTGCTCTTCCACAACCCCGCCAACCCGACGCGCGGCTCGCACGTGACGATCTTCGGCGGATGGACGGACTACACCCACACCTCCTACATCGCGTACGAGCAGACCAAGCCGCGCACGCGGAAGCAGGCGACACCGCTCGCGTACTGGGAGAACTCCGACCGCTACCTCGCCTACCGCTACAAGGGCGTCGTCAGCGGCGGCGGGAGCGCCGGCTCGGGCACGAGCGCGCCCCCCTACCCCGGGACCGCGCGCTTCGGCCCCGGCGCGAACAACACGTACGTCACCCAGCTGGGGAAGCTCCTCGTCCAGCGCGGCGCCAAGAAGTACTACGCCCAGGGACCCGGCCCCCGCTGGGGCGAGGCCGACCGCCGGGCGACCCAGGCCTTCCAGCTGGCCCAGGGGTGGAAGGGCACCGCGGCCGACGGCCTGCCGGGCCCGCGGACCTGGGCGCTGCTGGTGTCCGGACAGGGCAAGGACATCGGCGGTTCGAGTGGTTCGGGCGGATCGAGCGCAACTGCGAGCGGGTTTCCCGGGCGTGGCTACTTCCGTCCGGGCCAATCCAACGCATATGTGGAGAAGCTGGGCAAACAACTGATGAAGCGGGGCTTCGGCAAGCACTACGCGTCCGGCCCCGGTCCGCGGTGGACGGAGGCGGACCGTCGCAATGTCGAGGCCTTCCAGCGGGCCCAGGGCTGGCGCGGCGGCGCGGCCGACGGCTACCCGGGTCCGGAGACCTGGCGGCGCTTGTTCCGATGA
- a CDS encoding alkaline phosphatase family protein yields the protein MPITATTSSTSPSNPTRRTLLAAAAGATAAVAATGLAAAPTARAAASASAAPTLPNGTSKDKVLFVGMDGLRHDRIDAAKAPNLKSLMANGTYGRSLLYANPMAATSSGPGWSTISTGVWPDKHGVKDNTFTGRNYGAYPGFLARLHQVRPELSLFAAVDWPELDTYGTVTPGADAKVVYNNDYAVNDRVITEITEDVLRNQNPDVLFVYFGETDEIGHNNGAASPAYLDAIDVQDAYLGRLLTAIRSRPAYATERWTVIVATDHGHTDAGGHGGSSIEERRTFVLAQGPGIEAGARPVDTRLVDVAATVFRQLGIVPDPSWGLDGKPVQDRSADPFDTLHPSLTGRVDETGIPAGVLGFTHTAPGGWSVINNAMGTGGVTEWRGWAFATDEFWSRSQRDQSRELNVRARGVFAVADSDEWADKSFSGSYDSTLVTPAYAVTGASRATLDFTTLYRQEGAQTAQILASFNGGTPTVVKSYTADVISQPQSVTVAVPSGASSVSFRFRYTGSNNWYWVIDGVKVTAS from the coding sequence ATGCCGATCACCGCCACGACCTCCTCGACCAGCCCGTCGAACCCCACGCGCCGCACCCTGCTCGCCGCCGCCGCCGGCGCCACCGCGGCCGTCGCCGCCACCGGCCTCGCCGCCGCCCCCACCGCCCGGGCCGCCGCATCCGCGTCCGCCGCCCCGACGCTCCCGAACGGCACCAGCAAGGACAAGGTGCTCTTCGTCGGCATGGACGGCCTGCGGCACGACCGCATCGACGCCGCCAAGGCCCCGAACCTCAAGTCCCTGATGGCGAACGGCACCTACGGCCGCTCCCTGCTCTACGCCAACCCGATGGCCGCGACCTCCTCCGGCCCCGGCTGGTCCACCATCTCCACCGGCGTGTGGCCCGACAAGCACGGAGTGAAGGACAACACCTTCACCGGCCGCAACTACGGCGCCTACCCCGGCTTCCTCGCCCGCCTGCACCAGGTCCGCCCCGAGCTCTCGCTCTTCGCCGCAGTCGACTGGCCGGAGCTCGACACCTACGGCACGGTCACCCCCGGCGCCGACGCCAAGGTCGTCTACAACAACGACTACGCCGTCAACGACCGCGTGATCACCGAGATCACCGAGGACGTGCTCCGCAACCAGAACCCCGACGTGCTCTTCGTCTACTTCGGCGAGACCGACGAGATCGGGCACAACAACGGGGCCGCCAGCCCGGCGTACCTGGACGCCATCGACGTCCAGGACGCCTACCTCGGGCGCCTGCTCACCGCGATCCGGTCCCGGCCGGCCTACGCCACCGAGCGCTGGACGGTCATCGTCGCCACCGACCACGGACACACCGACGCCGGCGGCCACGGCGGCTCCAGCATCGAGGAGCGGCGCACCTTCGTCCTCGCCCAGGGCCCCGGCATCGAGGCCGGCGCCCGCCCCGTCGACACCCGGCTGGTCGACGTCGCCGCCACCGTCTTCCGCCAGCTCGGCATCGTCCCGGACCCCTCCTGGGGCCTGGACGGCAAGCCGGTCCAGGACCGCTCGGCCGACCCCTTCGACACCCTCCACCCCTCCCTCACCGGCCGCGTCGACGAGACCGGCATCCCCGCCGGCGTCCTGGGCTTCACCCACACCGCGCCCGGCGGCTGGTCGGTCATCAACAACGCCATGGGCACCGGCGGGGTGACCGAGTGGCGCGGCTGGGCCTTCGCCACCGACGAGTTCTGGTCCCGCTCCCAGCGCGACCAGTCCCGCGAGCTCAACGTGCGCGCCCGGGGCGTCTTCGCCGTCGCCGACTCCGACGAGTGGGCCGACAAGAGCTTCTCGGGCAGCTACGACTCGACCCTCGTCACCCCGGCGTACGCGGTCACGGGGGCGAGCCGCGCGACGCTGGACTTCACGACCCTCTACCGGCAGGAGGGCGCGCAGACCGCCCAGATCCTGGCCTCCTTCAACGGGGGCACGCCGACGGTCGTGAAGAGCTACACGGCGGACGTGATCTCGCAGCCCCAGTCCGTCACGGTCGCCGTCCCGTCCGGCGCGAGCAGCGTGAGCTTCCGCTTCCGCTACACCGGCTCCAACAACTGGTACTGGGTGATCGACGGGGTCAAGGTCACCGCATCCTGA
- a CDS encoding HAD-IIA family hydrolase yields the protein MAERKPIESWLTDMDGVLIHEGVPIPGADAFITKLRDTGKPFLVLTNNSIYTARDLHARLARMGLEVPVENIWTSALATAKFLDDQRPGGTAYVIGEAGLTTALHDIGYVLTDHDPDYVVLGETRTYSFEAMTKAVRLINAGARFICTNPDETGPSLEGPLPATGSVAALITKATGKEPYFAGKPNPLMMRTGLNAIGAHSESSAMIGDRMDTDILAGLEAGMQTFLVLTGLTGQAEIDRFPFRPSKVVKSIADLVERI from the coding sequence ATGGCAGAACGCAAGCCGATCGAATCCTGGCTCACCGACATGGACGGCGTCCTCATCCACGAGGGCGTCCCCATCCCCGGCGCCGACGCGTTCATCACGAAGCTGCGGGACACCGGGAAGCCCTTCCTGGTCCTCACCAACAACTCGATCTACACCGCCCGGGACCTGCACGCCCGCCTGGCCCGCATGGGCCTGGAGGTCCCGGTCGAGAACATCTGGACCTCGGCGCTCGCCACCGCCAAGTTCCTCGACGACCAGCGCCCCGGCGGCACCGCGTACGTCATCGGCGAGGCCGGCCTCACCACGGCGCTGCACGACATCGGCTACGTGCTCACCGACCACGACCCGGACTACGTGGTGCTCGGCGAGACCCGTACGTACTCCTTCGAGGCCATGACGAAGGCGGTCCGGCTGATCAACGCCGGCGCCCGTTTCATCTGCACCAACCCGGACGAGACCGGCCCGTCCCTGGAGGGCCCGCTGCCCGCCACCGGGTCGGTCGCCGCGCTGATCACCAAGGCCACCGGCAAGGAGCCGTACTTCGCGGGCAAGCCGAACCCGCTGATGATGCGCACCGGCCTGAACGCCATCGGCGCCCACTCCGAGTCCAGCGCGATGATCGGCGACCGGATGGACACCGACATCCTGGCCGGACTGGAGGCGGGCATGCAGACCTTCCTGGTGCTGACCGGCCTGACCGGTCAGGCGGAGATCGACCGCTTCCCGTTCCGCCCGTCCAAGGTCGTCAAGTCGATCGCGGACCTCGTCGAGCGCATCTGA
- a CDS encoding sensor histidine kinase, whose amino-acid sequence MEPRTPWQALARPRRFLRTGWPWRAVAYLASGVALGALALLVLLVLVGFSLLLVGLPLLLLAGVGLGGLERRRLLLVERDPAADPHRVPEGPGLAAWLRVRAREQATWRELAYAVLSATVLWPLDLLVLAVGLGLPAALLSAPVQLAAAGGEEAKVVKAYLVTSYPQAFAAALLGLVLLPLLLYPLTALAGARAALARALLAPREAELRDRIGEVTASRARLAAAFEAERRRIERDLHDGAQQRLVALTMTLGLARYDAPPGPLAEQLAKAHEEAGLVLTELRELIHGIHPQVLADYGLAEALADAADRSTVPVELEVAADGGAGAGARGSGFPRLPGAVESAAYFAAREALVNLARHSGAGRARLTARHADGLLRLTVEDDGRGGADPARGSGLTGLADRLAVLDGTLSITSPPGGPTVLRVEIPCGVRSASSSPRTASSSARA is encoded by the coding sequence ATGGAGCCCCGTACCCCCTGGCAGGCGCTGGCCCGGCCCCGTCGATTCCTCCGGACCGGCTGGCCGTGGCGGGCCGTCGCGTACCTGGCGTCCGGCGTGGCCCTCGGGGCGCTCGCCCTGCTCGTCCTCCTCGTGCTGGTCGGGTTCTCGCTCCTCCTCGTGGGGCTGCCGCTGCTGCTGCTCGCCGGCGTCGGGCTCGGCGGGCTGGAGCGCCGGCGGCTGCTGCTCGTCGAGCGGGACCCGGCCGCCGACCCGCACCGCGTCCCCGAGGGTCCCGGGCTCGCCGCCTGGCTGCGGGTCCGGGCGCGGGAGCAGGCCACCTGGCGGGAGCTCGCGTACGCCGTGCTGTCCGCCACCGTGCTCTGGCCGCTCGACCTGCTCGTGCTCGCCGTCGGGCTCGGTCTGCCCGCCGCCCTGCTGAGCGCGCCCGTCCAGCTCGCGGCGGCCGGCGGGGAGGAGGCGAAGGTGGTCAAGGCCTACCTGGTCACCTCGTATCCGCAGGCCTTCGCCGCCGCCCTGCTCGGACTGGTCCTGCTGCCGTTGCTGCTCTACCCGCTCACCGCCCTGGCCGGGGCCCGCGCCGCCCTCGCCCGGGCCCTGCTCGCCCCGCGCGAGGCCGAGCTGCGGGACCGGATCGGCGAGGTCACCGCCTCCCGCGCCCGGCTCGCCGCCGCCTTCGAGGCCGAGCGGCGCCGGATCGAGCGGGACCTCCACGACGGGGCCCAGCAACGGCTGGTGGCGCTCACCATGACCCTCGGGCTCGCCCGGTACGACGCCCCGCCGGGGCCGCTCGCCGAGCAGCTGGCGAAGGCGCACGAGGAGGCCGGGCTGGTGCTGACCGAGCTGCGCGAGCTGATCCACGGCATCCACCCGCAGGTCCTCGCCGACTACGGTCTCGCCGAGGCCCTGGCCGACGCGGCGGACCGCTCGACGGTCCCGGTCGAGCTGGAGGTCGCGGCAGACGGGGGCGCGGGCGCCGGTGCTCGCGGGTCCGGTTTTCCCCGGCTGCCCGGCGCCGTCGAGAGCGCCGCCTACTTCGCCGCCCGCGAGGCCCTCGTCAACCTCGCCCGGCACAGCGGTGCCGGCCGGGCCCGGCTGACGGCCCGGCACGCCGACGGGCTGCTGCGGCTCACCGTCGAGGACGACGGGCGCGGCGGGGCCGATCCCGCCCGGGGGAGCGGGCTGACCGGGCTCGCCGACCGGCTCGCCGTGCTCGATGGCACACTTTCGATCACCAGCCCGCCCGGCGGGCCGACCGTTCTACGAGTGGAGATCCCGTGCGGCGTTCGCTCCGCATCGTCCTCGCCGAGGACAGCGTCCTCCTCCGCGAGGGCCTGA
- a CDS encoding class F sortase: MSSGRALTGAAWALLLCGLWLWGRDGADGPAVPAPATGDIAAVGRPLGLPLPPAHAPMTPAEPRRVEIPSVGITAPVVARGLDAAGAIDPPPFEMPQTVGWYGSGTRPGASGAALLVGHVDTETRPAVFYGLSAARPGATVDVTRSDGSVAEFTIEDVQVLDREGFDPKKAYGQRRADRAELRLITCGGTFDRAAGAYTANVVVSAYLTAVRGGQE; encoded by the coding sequence GTGTCGTCCGGGCGGGCGCTGACCGGGGCGGCCTGGGCACTGCTGCTGTGCGGGCTGTGGCTCTGGGGCCGGGACGGCGCCGACGGGCCCGCCGTCCCCGCGCCCGCCACCGGCGACATCGCCGCCGTCGGCCGCCCCCTCGGACTCCCGCTGCCCCCGGCGCACGCCCCGATGACGCCCGCCGAGCCGCGCCGCGTCGAGATCCCCTCGGTCGGGATCACCGCACCCGTCGTGGCCCGCGGGCTCGACGCGGCGGGGGCGATCGACCCGCCGCCGTTCGAGATGCCGCAGACCGTCGGCTGGTACGGGTCCGGCACCCGGCCCGGCGCCTCGGGGGCCGCGCTGCTCGTCGGCCACGTCGACACCGAGACCCGCCCCGCCGTCTTCTACGGCCTGAGCGCGGCCCGCCCTGGCGCCACGGTGGACGTGACCCGTTCGGACGGAAGCGTCGCGGAATTCACGATCGAGGACGTCCAGGTCCTGGACCGGGAGGGCTTCGACCCGAAGAAGGCGTACGGGCAGCGCCGGGCGGACCGGGCCGAGCTGCGGCTGATCACCTGCGGCGGCACCTTCGACCGCGCGGCCGGCGCCTACACCGCGAACGTCGTCGTCTCGGCGTACCTGACGGCGGTGCGGGGCGGCCAGGAGTGA
- a CDS encoding lytic polysaccharide monooxygenase auxiliary activity family 9 protein, giving the protein MRKKTGVAAVALGVAAASLFATSSASSHGYTDSPISRQKLCANGTVKNCGDIQWEPQSVEGLKGFPAAGPADGRICAGGNSRFSQLDDPRGGAWPTTKVTAGQSYTFRWQFTARHATTDFRYYITKNGWTGTKALTRADLDTQPFLVVPYNNQQPPSTLSHSGTIPAGKSGKAVILAVWTIADTGNAFYACSDVQF; this is encoded by the coding sequence ATGCGCAAAAAGACAGGAGTGGCGGCCGTGGCGCTCGGCGTCGCAGCCGCCTCGCTCTTCGCCACCAGCAGTGCGAGCAGCCATGGCTACACCGACTCGCCGATCAGCCGTCAGAAGCTCTGTGCCAACGGCACCGTGAAGAACTGCGGCGACATCCAGTGGGAGCCGCAGTCGGTCGAGGGGCTCAAGGGCTTCCCGGCCGCGGGCCCCGCCGACGGCAGGATCTGCGCCGGCGGGAACTCCCGCTTCTCGCAGCTCGACGACCCCCGCGGCGGCGCCTGGCCCACCACCAAGGTCACCGCGGGTCAGAGCTACACCTTCCGCTGGCAGTTCACGGCCCGCCACGCGACCACGGACTTCCGCTACTACATCACCAAGAACGGCTGGACCGGGACCAAGGCCCTCACCAGGGCCGACCTCGACACCCAGCCCTTCCTGGTCGTGCCCTACAACAACCAGCAGCCGCCGTCCACGCTCTCGCACTCCGGGACCATCCCGGCGGGCAAGAGCGGCAAGGCCGTCATCCTGGCCGTGTGGACGATCGCCGACACCGGGAACGCCTTCTACGCGTGCTCGGACGTTCAGTTCTGA
- a CDS encoding AMP-binding protein produces the protein MGTVAELVRRQWDDHRTGLRDEHTTLTHHQVAAGAAARAALLTELMPDRPGSEPHLGLLLDNTPEYPLWLGAAALAGAAVAGINPTRRGAELARDIRHTDCRVLITQRAHLPLLDGLPLPGLRILVTDTEAYRALLAPYEGTAPDELVPVRPVGPDSRLLLSFTSGSTGAPKAAVCSQGRLAAAGASLVSHFGIRAEDTHYICMPMFHGNAVIADWAPALVAGAGIALRARFSASRFLPDVRAFGATYFTYVGRAVQYLLATPETPHDRDHSLRLGFGTEAGAVDAARFEARYGARLVEGYGSSEGGAAIQRTPDTPPGAIGRAAPADDLAVVDQETRRECPAARFSPAGVLLNADEAVGELVNRGRNPFEGYWRNPEAMAARLRDGWYWTGDLFYRDADGFLYFAGRTDDRLRVDSENLAAAMIENILARWERAAGVAVYAVPDPAAGDQVMAALALRPGAAFDPAAFADFLAAQSDLGTKMPPRFVRVVPELPLTATNKIHRVALRRTALASPDPTWWRPTPTAPYEPLTPKAREVLRAEYAERGHPFPGQPATEAGQPRER, from the coding sequence ATGGGGACCGTCGCGGAGCTCGTACGACGCCAGTGGGACGACCACCGGACCGGACTGAGGGACGAGCACACCACCCTCACCCACCACCAGGTCGCCGCCGGCGCCGCCGCGCGCGCGGCGCTGCTCACGGAGCTGATGCCCGACCGGCCGGGGAGCGAGCCGCACCTCGGCCTCCTGCTCGACAACACACCGGAGTACCCGCTCTGGCTCGGCGCGGCGGCCCTCGCGGGGGCCGCCGTCGCCGGGATCAACCCCACCCGGCGCGGCGCCGAACTCGCCCGCGACATCCGGCACACCGACTGCCGGGTGCTGATCACCCAGCGCGCCCACCTGCCCCTCCTCGACGGGCTCCCCCTCCCCGGCCTGCGCATCCTGGTCACCGACACCGAGGCCTACCGGGCCCTCCTCGCCCCCTACGAGGGCACCGCCCCGGACGAGCTCGTCCCCGTCCGGCCCGTGGGCCCCGACAGCCGCCTCCTGCTCTCCTTCACCTCCGGTTCCACCGGGGCGCCGAAGGCCGCCGTCTGCTCCCAGGGCCGGCTCGCCGCGGCCGGCGCCTCCCTCGTCTCCCACTTCGGGATACGCGCCGAGGACACCCACTACATCTGCATGCCGATGTTCCACGGCAACGCCGTGATCGCCGACTGGGCCCCCGCGCTCGTCGCCGGGGCCGGGATCGCCCTGCGCGCCCGCTTCTCCGCCTCCCGCTTCCTCCCCGACGTCCGGGCCTTCGGCGCCACCTACTTCACCTACGTCGGCCGGGCCGTCCAGTACCTGCTCGCCACTCCCGAGACCCCGCACGACCGCGACCACAGCCTCCGGCTCGGCTTCGGCACCGAGGCCGGCGCGGTGGACGCGGCCCGCTTCGAGGCGCGGTACGGGGCCCGGCTGGTCGAGGGGTACGGCTCGTCCGAGGGCGGCGCGGCGATCCAGCGGACCCCGGACACGCCGCCCGGCGCGATCGGCCGGGCCGCCCCCGCCGACGACCTGGCCGTGGTCGACCAGGAGACCCGCCGCGAGTGCCCCGCGGCCCGCTTCTCCCCGGCCGGGGTCCTGCTCAACGCCGACGAGGCCGTCGGCGAGCTGGTCAACCGCGGCCGCAACCCCTTCGAGGGCTACTGGCGCAACCCCGAGGCGATGGCCGCCCGGCTCCGCGACGGCTGGTACTGGACCGGTGACCTCTTCTACCGGGACGCGGACGGCTTCCTCTACTTCGCGGGCCGCACCGACGACCGGCTGCGCGTCGACAGCGAGAACCTGGCCGCGGCGATGATCGAGAACATCCTGGCCCGCTGGGAGCGCGCCGCCGGAGTCGCCGTGTACGCGGTCCCCGACCCGGCCGCCGGCGACCAGGTGATGGCCGCCCTGGCCCTGCGCCCCGGCGCCGCCTTCGACCCGGCCGCCTTCGCCGACTTCCTCGCGGCCCAGTCGGACCTCGGCACGAAGATGCCGCCCCGCTTCGTCCGCGTGGTCCCCGAGCTCCCCCTCACCGCCACCAACAAGATCCACCGCGTGGCCCTCCGCCGCACCGCCCTCGCCTCCCCCGACCCCACCTGGTGGCGCCCCACCCCCACCGCCCCGTACGAACCCCTGACGCCGAAGGCCCGCGAGGTCCTGCGCGCGGAGTACGCGGAGCGGGGGCACCCCTTCCCCGGACAGCCCGCCACGGAAGCCGGGCAGCCCCGGGAACGGTAG
- a CDS encoding SPFH domain-containing protein: MTASTPTPPDSGPAATRDAARTARRLTDGRLRPAGPPGAEGAVPDGPGAPPAAEATDAPGTPGPPAEAPATPGASAATGPASTTASPAGPPAASTTTPPRAEAGPGTAPSAAPGPATPVAGAAAAVTGPPTAGPAGPGHGTAPVAAGPAATGPAPGAGVTGPAAPAVAGVPTAGPVAPTGTAGPAAAAGAGSATAGQAGSAGATASAAPAVAGVPTAGPVAPTGTAGPAAAAGAGSATAGQAGSAGATASAAPAVAGATTAGPAVPAGAAAPGPATAGPAAPAPATGSAVPVVDGTPTASTTAPRAASVTGSAVPARGDRAAAPAAGRPSEGAGPTSPVRDAAVRDAPPKPGPADSPRAAAEAPEPDRKPGPGLARPTVSAPSAPAGSGTPQAVEPDRAAGAAAREAATPGSPLSPPAAAGPRAGLPSVGLSAAQPVAPAATGSAPAATPVAPAAVRREGPPRQGLASAPAGAGSAAASVAPPVHVRPVPATATAATTDKAPARPAPAAEGAVDLGWIAGGRVNAVAVPVAASVRGAAAPDKGEATASAVPARTAATRRRNVIGTETTGSIPVHLLFREEPEGSGGNGGDGADDGGPATVPVPKPKAPVRKKGKGAIPAPARTPARPAPTADPKLVERPGPVLPGWVGVAGGVLALLGCAALVWWTGVVPEELARMLRLPPRPYHGIPLAQWGLLALGVVVALFFLGGLGRGRVGYALVLTLFGDYRGTVRRTGLLWVSPLLKRRRVDVRLRHWRSEPLPAVDAKGTALDVVVLVVWRIRDTVRAALGVARHEEYLREQVEAAMARVLSQLPADAFHEDAPTLRDAEAVGEALTRVLSAECAPVGIDVFSAQPTRIEYAPEVAAAMQRRRIAALDAKHRDSVLTSVVDAVDDVVHRLTSRGLVELDDYERKALVKDLTVAFYTGRTAPGEGA; encoded by the coding sequence ATGACGGCATCGACCCCGACCCCTCCGGACTCCGGCCCGGCCGCCACCCGAGACGCGGCCCGGACGGCCCGCCGCCTCACCGACGGCCGCCTACGCCCCGCGGGGCCGCCGGGGGCGGAGGGGGCGGTGCCCGACGGCCCGGGTGCGCCCCCGGCCGCGGAGGCCACCGACGCCCCGGGCACGCCCGGACCTCCCGCCGAGGCACCGGCCACCCCCGGGGCGTCTGCCGCGACCGGCCCGGCGAGCACCACGGCCTCCCCGGCGGGACCGCCGGCGGCCTCCACCACCACCCCGCCCCGGGCCGAGGCCGGCCCCGGCACCGCCCCGTCCGCCGCGCCAGGACCGGCGACGCCGGTGGCGGGTGCCGCCGCTGCCGTCACCGGACCGCCGACGGCGGGTCCGGCCGGTCCGGGGCATGGGACTGCTCCGGTAGCGGCCGGCCCGGCGGCGACCGGCCCGGCCCCCGGGGCCGGCGTCACCGGTCCCGCCGCGCCTGCCGTGGCCGGAGTGCCGACGGCGGGTCCGGTCGCTCCGACGGGGACCGCCGGTCCCGCTGCGGCCGCCGGGGCCGGTTCGGCGACGGCCGGTCAGGCCGGATCGGCGGGGGCCACCGCTTCCGCCGCGCCTGCCGTGGCCGGAGTGCCGACGGCGGGTCCGGTCGCTCCGACGGGGACCGCCGGTCCCGCTGCGGCCGCCGGGGCCGGTTCGGCGACGGCCGGTCAGGCCGGATCGGCGGGGGCCACCGCTTCCGCCGCCCCCGCCGTGGCCGGAGCGACGACGGCGGGGCCGGCCGTTCCGGCGGGTGCCGCCGCACCCGGGCCGGCGACGGCGGGCCCGGCCGCTCCCGCGCCGGCCACGGGCTCCGCCGTGCCCGTCGTGGACGGGACGCCGACGGCATCCACCACCGCGCCGCGCGCCGCGAGCGTCACCGGCTCCGCCGTGCCGGCCCGCGGCGACCGGGCCGCCGCGCCGGCCGCCGGCCGCCCGTCCGAAGGGGCCGGGCCGACGAGCCCTGTCCGAGACGCGGCCGTACGGGACGCACCGCCGAAGCCGGGGCCCGCCGACTCGCCTCGGGCGGCGGCCGAAGCCCCGGAGCCGGACCGGAAGCCCGGGCCCGGGCTCGCGCGCCCCACGGTGTCGGCGCCGAGCGCGCCCGCCGGTTCCGGCACGCCGCAGGCGGTCGAGCCGGACCGGGCCGCCGGGGCCGCGGCGCGGGAGGCCGCGACCCCCGGTTCACCGCTTTCCCCGCCCGCGGCGGCGGGCCCGCGCGCCGGCCTGCCCAGCGTCGGGCTCTCGGCGGCCCAGCCCGTCGCGCCCGCGGCCACGGGTTCGGCACCGGCGGCGACGCCCGTCGCGCCCGCCGCGGTCCGCCGCGAGGGGCCGCCCCGCCAGGGCCTCGCGTCCGCGCCCGCAGGGGCCGGGAGCGCCGCCGCCTCCGTCGCCCCGCCCGTGCACGTCCGCCCCGTCCCCGCCACCGCCACCGCGGCGACCACCGACAAGGCGCCCGCTCGGCCCGCCCCCGCCGCCGAAGGCGCCGTCGACCTCGGCTGGATCGCCGGCGGGCGCGTCAACGCCGTCGCCGTGCCGGTCGCCGCGTCCGTGCGGGGGGCCGCGGCCCCGGACAAGGGGGAGGCGACGGCCTCCGCCGTCCCGGCGCGTACCGCCGCGACCCGTCGGCGCAACGTGATCGGTACCGAGACCACCGGGTCCATCCCGGTGCACCTGCTGTTCCGGGAGGAGCCGGAGGGGAGCGGGGGCAACGGGGGCGACGGTGCCGATGACGGCGGGCCCGCCACCGTGCCCGTGCCGAAGCCGAAGGCGCCGGTGCGGAAGAAGGGGAAGGGGGCGATCCCCGCACCCGCCCGCACCCCCGCGAGGCCCGCGCCGACCGCCGACCCGAAGCTGGTCGAGCGGCCGGGTCCGGTGCTGCCGGGCTGGGTCGGGGTGGCCGGCGGGGTGCTCGCGCTGCTGGGGTGCGCGGCGCTCGTGTGGTGGACGGGGGTCGTGCCCGAGGAGCTCGCGCGGATGCTGCGGCTGCCCCCGCGCCCGTACCACGGGATCCCGCTCGCCCAGTGGGGGCTGCTCGCGCTCGGCGTGGTCGTCGCCCTGTTCTTCCTCGGCGGGCTCGGCCGCGGCCGGGTCGGCTACGCGCTGGTCCTGACGCTGTTCGGCGACTACCGCGGCACCGTCCGCAGGACGGGGCTGCTCTGGGTGAGCCCGCTGCTCAAGCGCCGCCGCGTGGACGTGCGCCTGCGGCACTGGCGCAGCGAGCCGCTTCCCGCGGTGGACGCGAAGGGAACGGCGCTGGACGTCGTCGTCCTGGTGGTGTGGCGGATCCGGGACACGGTCCGGGCCGCGCTGGGCGTGGCCCGGCACGAGGAGTACCTGCGGGAGCAGGTCGAGGCGGCGATGGCCCGGGTGCTGTCGCAGCTCCCGGCCGACGCGTTCCACGAGGACGCGCCGACGCTGCGCGACGCGGAGGCGGTCGGCGAGGCGCTGACGAGGGTGCTGTCGGCGGAGTGCGCGCCGGTCGGGATCGATGTGTTCTCGGCGCAGCCGACGCGGATCGAGTACGCCCCGGAGGTCGCCGCCGCGATGCAGCGCCGCCGGATCGCGGCGCTCGACGCGAAGCACCGGGACAGCGTGCTGACCTCGGTCGTGGACGCGGTGGACGACGTGGTCCACCGGCTGACCTCCCGTGGTCTGGTGGAGCTGGACGACTACGAGCGCAAGGCGCTGGTGAAGGACCTGACGGTGGCGTTCTACACGGGCCGGACGGCGCCGGGGGAGGGTGCGTGA